In one Neobacillus sp. CF12 genomic region, the following are encoded:
- a CDS encoding amino acid ABC transporter ATP-binding protein: protein MSMITVKNLRKSFGNLEVLKDINAEVKEKEVVCVIGPSGSGKSTFLRCLNRLEEISGGQVVINGHDITDKKINLNKVRQEVGMVFQQFNLFPHKTVLENITLGPIKIHSTEKTEAEKLALDLLDKVGLREKANSYPGELSGGQKQRVAIARALAMNPKIMLFDEPTSALDPEMVGDVLEVMKQLAVEGMTMVVVTHEMGFAREVGDRVIFMDGGYIVEENEPNALFGNPQHERTKAFLSKVL, encoded by the coding sequence ATGAGCATGATCACGGTAAAAAACTTGAGAAAATCATTTGGCAACCTAGAGGTTTTAAAAGATATTAATGCAGAAGTGAAAGAAAAAGAGGTCGTTTGTGTAATTGGCCCTTCCGGTTCCGGAAAGAGTACATTCCTACGGTGTCTAAATCGGTTGGAAGAAATTTCGGGTGGTCAGGTAGTCATAAATGGACATGATATAACGGACAAAAAGATCAATCTTAACAAAGTAAGACAAGAGGTTGGAATGGTATTTCAACAATTTAATCTATTTCCTCATAAAACCGTTTTAGAAAACATCACTTTGGGACCTATTAAGATTCATTCTACTGAGAAAACAGAAGCGGAAAAACTAGCGCTTGATTTACTAGATAAAGTAGGACTTAGAGAAAAAGCAAATAGTTATCCGGGAGAACTGTCCGGTGGACAAAAGCAACGAGTTGCGATTGCAAGGGCTCTAGCCATGAATCCCAAGATTATGCTTTTTGACGAACCGACTTCTGCGCTTGATCCTGAAATGGTCGGTGATGTTTTAGAAGTCATGAAACAGCTTGCGGTAGAGGGGATGACAATGGTCGTTGTTACCCATGAAATGGGCTTTGCGAGGGAAGTTGGTGACCGTGTTATTTTCATGGACGGCGGTTATATTGTGGAAGAAAATGAACCGAATGCGTTATTCGGCAACCCTCAGCATGAACGGACCAAGGCATTCTTAAGTAAGGTGCTTTAG
- a CDS encoding amino acid ABC transporter permease — protein sequence MDIIVSALPMLLKGLQVTLYIFLIAILLGFLIGLVIALLRLAPLKILNWIAKAYVDAIRGTPFIVQLFFIYFGINSLQVISLNSTTAGIITVAINAGAYFAEIIRAGIQSIDKGQTEAARSIGFTSAQTMRYIVLPQAFRRMLPTITNQSIISLKDTSLLSVIGIADLTQQGQIQASATFEAFKIWLAVGIIYFIIIYLLTLLANFVERRFQLR from the coding sequence GTGGATATTATTGTTTCAGCTTTGCCTATGTTATTAAAGGGGCTTCAAGTGACACTTTATATCTTTTTGATTGCTATACTGCTTGGATTTTTAATAGGTTTAGTGATTGCCTTGCTGCGACTTGCACCTCTTAAGATTTTAAACTGGATCGCAAAGGCTTATGTAGACGCAATTCGAGGAACACCATTTATTGTGCAATTGTTCTTTATCTATTTTGGTATAAATTCACTCCAGGTCATTTCCTTAAACAGTACGACAGCCGGAATTATTACGGTTGCGATCAATGCAGGGGCCTATTTTGCTGAAATTATAAGAGCGGGTATTCAATCTATTGATAAGGGGCAAACGGAAGCGGCAAGATCGATTGGTTTTACTAGTGCACAAACGATGCGCTATATCGTACTTCCACAGGCTTTTAGAAGAATGCTCCCAACCATTACGAACCAATCGATCATTAGCTTAAAAGATACTTCGCTTTTATCGGTTATTGGTATAGCCGATTTAACTCAGCAAGGACAGATTCAAGCTTCAGCAACATTCGAAGCTTTTAAGATTTGGCTGGCTGTAGGTATTATTTACTTTATCATCATTTATTTGTTAACACTTCTTGCTAATTTCGTAGAAAGGAGGTTTCAACTTCGATGA